The following proteins come from a genomic window of Vallitaleaceae bacterium 9-2:
- a CDS encoding PilZ domain-containing protein: MQTSIKLGDKIELVKKTDLLDADIYFSMIYSIDDELLRIQAPIESGKIIPLEFDATYYMNVYTEKGLLRAETVLEQREKTEHLHILAMKPLTMFKKYQRRQYYRLNCTLNLIFQDAQTKEVGEGTVLDISGGGMRFSTDKQLSEEEVITCHLCLRLKEETVDLDVKGKIIQSKIIEPEKIAFQNRLEFIDLSLEKQETIIKFIFEEERRRRKKEKGM; the protein is encoded by the coding sequence ATGCAGACTTCTATAAAACTTGGTGACAAAATAGAATTAGTAAAAAAGACGGATTTGCTGGATGCAGACATATATTTTAGTATGATTTATAGTATAGATGATGAATTGTTACGGATACAGGCACCTATTGAAAGTGGAAAAATTATTCCATTAGAATTTGATGCTACATATTATATGAATGTATATACAGAAAAAGGATTATTACGTGCTGAAACGGTATTAGAGCAACGTGAAAAAACGGAGCACCTTCATATTCTTGCGATGAAACCGTTAACGATGTTTAAAAAATATCAGCGTCGACAGTATTATCGATTAAATTGCACCTTAAACCTTATTTTTCAAGATGCTCAAACTAAAGAGGTTGGTGAGGGAACGGTACTTGATATAAGTGGTGGAGGAATGCGGTTTTCAACAGACAAACAACTAAGTGAAGAAGAAGTCATTACGTGTCATCTTTGCCTTCGACTTAAGGAAGAAACAGTCGACCTTGATGTTAAAGGCAAAATTATTCAAAGTAAAATAATTGAACCGGAAAAGATTGCATTTCAAAATAGGCTCGAATTTATTGATTTATCTTTAGAAAAACAAGAGACCATAATAAAGTTTATCTTTGAAGAAGAAAGAAGACGTCGTAAAAAAGAAAAAGGGATGTGA
- a CDS encoding MinD/ParA family protein — MDQATNLRNIVKNSQLANRRRAKVITVTSGKGGVGKSNISVNLAIQMRKMGKSVVVFDADFGLANVEVIFGVVPKYNLFDIIYNNKTINEVLTNGPLGIEFLSGGSGVKELLKLDKVQIEFLINKLAELDRYADVIIIDTGAGISDAVLSFLSASHEVLLVTTPEPTSVTDAYAVLKAIRNNNIEEIQGHIHVLVNRVRSEKEGREIFDKLDKVSKKFLDVELRTIGFLPEDRFLPRAVIEQKPISILYPKANIVKSFEEIALKMMDNYETEEKTSRGLGNIFASFLRHKDWR, encoded by the coding sequence TTGGATCAGGCAACTAATCTCCGAAATATTGTTAAAAACAGTCAGCTTGCAAATCGACGTCGTGCAAAAGTCATAACAGTCACTTCTGGAAAAGGCGGCGTTGGAAAATCTAATATTTCTGTGAACCTAGCCATACAAATGCGAAAAATGGGAAAGAGTGTCGTTGTTTTTGATGCTGACTTTGGTCTTGCCAACGTAGAAGTTATTTTTGGCGTTGTACCAAAATATAATTTGTTTGATATTATATATAACAATAAAACCATTAATGAAGTATTAACCAATGGTCCTTTGGGCATAGAGTTTCTTTCGGGAGGCTCTGGCGTCAAAGAATTACTTAAGTTAGATAAAGTTCAAATTGAGTTTTTAATTAATAAACTGGCGGAGTTAGACCGCTATGCAGATGTTATTATCATAGATACAGGTGCTGGAATCAGTGATGCTGTACTTAGCTTTTTATCGGCTTCACACGAGGTACTTTTAGTTACAACACCAGAGCCCACATCGGTTACAGATGCATATGCGGTTTTAAAAGCGATTCGAAATAACAATATTGAAGAGATTCAAGGACACATCCATGTTTTAGTGAATCGTGTGCGCAGTGAAAAAGAAGGGCGTGAAATCTTCGATAAACTGGACAAAGTAAGCAAAAAGTTTTTAGATGTTGAATTAAGAACAATTGGATTTTTGCCTGAAGATCGATTTTTGCCTCGAGCGGTTATTGAACAAAAGCCAATTTCAATTTTATATCCGAAAGCTAATATAGTTAAAAGTTTTGAAGAAATAGCGTTAAAAATGATGGATAATTACGAGACAGAAGAAAAGACATCACGTGGACTAGGAAACATTTTTGCGAGTTTTTTGCGACATAAAGATTGGAGGTAA
- the flhA gene encoding flagellar biosynthesis protein FlhA: MKPGDIILGLFILLAIVIMIIPIEGAVISFLISLNLLLALIILFNAMFAREALSMSAFPTILLFMTVYRLALNVSSTRAILTGGEAKAGNVIKTFGSFVGGSSLIVGVVVFMILVIINFMVITKGSERVAEVAARFTLDAMPGKQMAIDADLNSGLIDEVQARERRQKIQDEASFFGSMDGASKFVKGDAIAGLIITFINIVFGVILGVVIQGQTLMDAFEEYTILTIGDGLVSQIPALLISLATGMLVTKVSKEVDISDTLIQQLFQMPKVMFLAGGALTFLGIVTPLSFPIVGGTGILTLIAGYQMHKNLELQEIVDEISTEDVEAEEIRKPENVVNLLQVDPIELEFGYGIIPLADASQGGDLLDRVVMIRRQIALELGTIVPIIRLRDNIQLNPNQYIIKIKGNQIAEGEILFDHYMAMNPGYIEDEIDGIETIEPAFNLPALWITESQRERAEAMGYTVVDPPSIIATHLTEIIKGHLGELLTRQDVKILINNVQENHPTLVEELVPKIMTVGDIQKVLMNLLNEGVSIRDLVSIFETLADYGLANKDPDILTEYVRQSLKRTISKTFFDEETNQVLTLDPSIEQMLMDSVKRTEQGMFLNLEPDKIEKILNATHAAAQKQEAMGRTPIILTSPIARVYYKRLIEERYPDIVVISYGEIDNQAELQSVGMVSF; the protein is encoded by the coding sequence ATGAAACCAGGAGATATCATACTCGGATTATTTATATTATTAGCAATTGTAATTATGATTATTCCTATTGAAGGAGCAGTCATTAGTTTTTTAATTTCATTAAATCTTTTGTTGGCATTAATTATTCTTTTTAATGCCATGTTTGCGCGAGAAGCTTTATCTATGTCAGCGTTTCCTACAATTCTATTGTTTATGACAGTATATCGCCTTGCACTTAATGTGTCATCAACACGTGCAATATTAACAGGTGGTGAAGCAAAAGCTGGAAATGTTATAAAGACATTTGGCTCCTTTGTAGGTGGTTCGAGTCTAATTGTAGGTGTTGTTGTCTTTATGATTTTAGTTATTATTAACTTTATGGTTATAACTAAAGGTTCTGAGCGTGTTGCAGAAGTTGCCGCACGATTTACGCTTGATGCTATGCCGGGAAAGCAAATGGCTATAGATGCTGATTTGAACTCGGGACTGATTGATGAAGTGCAAGCCAGAGAAAGACGACAGAAAATTCAAGACGAAGCTAGTTTTTTTGGATCAATGGATGGTGCAAGTAAGTTCGTAAAAGGAGATGCAATTGCAGGATTGATCATTACATTTATTAATATTGTTTTTGGGGTTATTCTTGGTGTGGTGATTCAAGGCCAGACGTTAATGGATGCTTTTGAAGAATACACAATTTTAACAATAGGTGATGGTCTTGTAAGTCAAATTCCTGCACTGCTTATATCCCTTGCAACGGGAATGCTTGTAACAAAAGTTTCAAAAGAAGTCGATATCAGTGATACACTTATTCAACAGCTTTTTCAAATGCCTAAGGTTATGTTTCTTGCAGGTGGGGCTTTGACCTTTTTGGGAATAGTCACTCCGTTAAGTTTTCCAATCGTTGGTGGAACCGGAATATTGACGTTGATTGCAGGATATCAAATGCATAAGAATCTAGAGTTACAAGAAATTGTTGATGAAATATCAACGGAAGATGTTGAAGCAGAAGAAATCAGAAAGCCGGAAAACGTGGTCAATTTATTACAAGTTGATCCGATAGAGCTTGAATTTGGTTATGGTATTATTCCTTTGGCCGATGCATCGCAAGGGGGAGACTTGCTGGATCGTGTTGTTATGATCAGGCGTCAAATTGCATTAGAATTAGGTACAATTGTACCCATTATTCGTTTAAGAGATAATATTCAGTTAAATCCCAATCAATATATAATTAAAATTAAAGGCAATCAAATTGCAGAGGGTGAGATTTTGTTTGACCATTATATGGCCATGAACCCAGGGTATATTGAAGATGAAATTGATGGAATAGAAACCATTGAACCTGCATTTAACTTGCCGGCTTTGTGGATTACTGAAAGTCAAAGAGAACGTGCAGAAGCGATGGGATATACTGTTGTTGATCCGCCTTCTATCATAGCAACCCACTTAACTGAAATTATTAAAGGACACCTAGGAGAATTATTGACACGCCAAGATGTAAAAATACTTATCAATAATGTCCAGGAAAATCATCCAACTTTGGTCGAAGAGCTTGTGCCTAAAATCATGACTGTGGGAGATATTCAAAAAGTTTTAATGAACTTGCTTAATGAAGGGGTATCCATTCGTGATTTAGTTTCGATTTTTGAAACCCTTGCAGATTATGGTTTGGCAAATAAAGACCCGGATATTTTAACAGAATATGTACGACAATCCTTAAAACGAACCATTAGCAAAACGTTCTTTGATGAAGAGACAAACCAAGTGTTGACGCTTGATCCATCCATTGAACAAATGCTTATGGACTCAGTTAAGCGAACAGAACAAGGAATGTTTTTAAATTTAGAGCCAGATAAAATCGAAAAAATACTCAATGCGACACACGCAGCAGCGCAAAAGCAAGAAGCGATGGGAAGAACTCCTATTATATTGACATCGCCAATTGCACGTGTATATTATAAACGTTTAATCGAAGAAAGATATCCAGATATTGTGGTTATTTCCTATGGAGAAATTGATAATCAAGCAGAATTACAATCAGTAGGGATGGTGAGCTTTTAA
- a CDS encoding chemotaxis response regulator protein-glutamate methylesterase encodes METKKKILVIDDSAFMRRVISDIINGDTRCEVVGTAANGEDGLKLIAELKPDVITLDVQMPIMDGLTMLKTMKKKYNIPVIMMSTLTKEGATETIQSLELGAFDFVAKPDNIFKVNSQEIRKELIEKIMAATQCCVKYEAPQKSRVIRKIEPSQEVVKPTQRKVSNDKVSKLVAIGTSTGGPRALQYLLPYLPKDIDAGIVIVQHMPPGFTKSLADRLNNLSQIQVKEAEDGERILKGTAYIAPGDRHLVVKQKGHDYVVHLSDGPKEGAHKPSVNVMMTSLSDISIQHLIGVIMTGMGADGRDGLAALKQKRDIHVIAQEETSCVVYGMPKAIVEAKLADDIIPLDQLAKVITKKVEVL; translated from the coding sequence ATGGAAACTAAGAAAAAAATACTGGTAATTGATGACTCTGCATTCATGCGAAGGGTAATATCTGATATAATTAATGGAGATACAAGATGTGAAGTCGTTGGTACAGCTGCAAATGGTGAAGATGGTTTAAAACTTATTGCAGAACTTAAGCCGGATGTAATTACCTTAGATGTTCAAATGCCTATTATGGATGGCTTGACAATGCTAAAAACCATGAAGAAAAAATACAACATCCCTGTGATCATGATGAGTACATTAACAAAAGAGGGCGCCACAGAAACTATACAATCCCTTGAACTAGGAGCATTTGATTTCGTCGCCAAGCCAGATAATATTTTTAAAGTAAATTCTCAAGAGATTCGAAAAGAACTTATTGAAAAAATTATGGCAGCAACACAGTGTTGCGTAAAATATGAGGCGCCACAAAAATCAAGAGTAATACGTAAAATCGAACCATCACAAGAAGTCGTAAAACCGACTCAGCGTAAAGTATCTAATGACAAGGTATCAAAATTAGTCGCGATAGGAACATCAACAGGAGGTCCTAGAGCTCTACAGTACTTGTTGCCATATCTTCCAAAAGATATTGATGCAGGTATTGTTATTGTACAACATATGCCGCCAGGATTTACGAAGTCTTTAGCCGATCGGCTGAATAATCTTAGTCAAATTCAAGTCAAAGAAGCGGAAGACGGAGAACGGATACTAAAAGGGACTGCATATATTGCTCCAGGTGACCGCCATCTTGTCGTTAAACAAAAAGGACATGACTATGTTGTCCATCTGTCGGATGGGCCAAAGGAAGGGGCACATAAGCCTTCTGTCAATGTCATGATGACATCTCTTAGCGATATATCAATACAGCACTTGATCGGCGTCATTATGACGGGGATGGGTGCTGATGGACGCGATGGTCTTGCTGCCCTGAAACAAAAACGCGATATTCATGTTATTGCACAAGAAGAAACGTCTTGCGTAGTATATGGGATGCCAAAAGCAATCGTGGAGGCAAAATTAGCAGACGATATCATTCCTCTTGATCAATTAGCAAAAGTAATAACAAAAAAAGTGGAGGTGCTTTAA
- the flhB gene encoding flagellar biosynthesis protein FlhB — protein MIETSEKKMLTLNLQFFAEDSGAGEKTEKPTSRKREKSREEGQVAKSIEITTAFLLITLFYTLKIIGPWIAKRLIDIMREAFSLFKYDNLDQVLAHQIYMHFAEKVLLIILPILGISFVVAFVSNIAQVGWKPTLKPLTPKLNRLSPIQGIKRMFSMRTLVELLKSILKIVIILLIVYFTIIDFENMIYNFYRLPVFEGYAMIINTVLDMAIRVGMYFIIIAVIDYSYQRYKHEKDLKMTKQEIKDERKMIDGNPEIKGKIRQKMREAAMRRMMQDIPKADVVITNPTHFAIAIAYDEHQFGAPRVLAKGADLVAAKIREQAREHNIEIVENKPLARTLYYTVEIGQEIPPELYQAVAEVLAFVYSLKNRSAVT, from the coding sequence ATGATAGAGACAAGTGAAAAAAAGATGCTTACGTTAAATCTTCAGTTTTTTGCCGAGGATTCAGGTGCGGGAGAAAAAACAGAAAAACCCACAAGCCGAAAGAGGGAAAAATCAAGAGAAGAGGGGCAAGTTGCAAAAAGTATTGAGATTACAACAGCATTTTTGCTCATCACCCTTTTTTATACATTAAAAATTATTGGACCTTGGATTGCTAAGCGTTTGATTGACATTATGCGGGAAGCCTTTTCACTTTTTAAATACGATAATTTGGATCAAGTGTTGGCACATCAAATCTACATGCATTTTGCAGAAAAAGTATTATTAATCATTCTACCTATTTTAGGGATATCATTCGTTGTCGCTTTTGTAAGTAATATTGCACAAGTTGGATGGAAACCAACATTAAAACCCTTGACACCTAAATTGAATCGGCTTAGCCCAATTCAAGGGATAAAGCGGATGTTTTCCATGCGTACATTGGTAGAATTATTAAAATCAATATTAAAAATAGTTATTATTTTACTCATTGTCTATTTTACAATTATCGATTTTGAGAATATGATTTATAATTTTTATCGATTACCTGTTTTTGAAGGGTATGCCATGATTATAAATACAGTATTGGATATGGCGATAAGAGTTGGAATGTACTTTATAATTATTGCAGTTATTGATTATTCCTATCAACGCTATAAGCATGAAAAAGATCTAAAAATGACAAAGCAAGAAATCAAAGATGAACGTAAAATGATTGATGGTAATCCAGAGATCAAAGGAAAGATTAGACAAAAAATGCGGGAAGCTGCGATGCGCAGAATGATGCAAGATATTCCAAAAGCAGATGTGGTTATTACAAATCCCACCCATTTTGCGATTGCGATTGCATATGATGAACACCAATTTGGAGCACCACGTGTGCTGGCTAAGGGGGCTGACCTTGTAGCTGCTAAGATACGTGAACAAGCTAGAGAACATAATATTGAAATTGTTGAAAATAAGCCATTAGCCAGAACGTTATATTATACAGTTGAAATTGGACAAGAAATACCACCAGAACTATATCAGGCGGTTGCAGAAGTATTAGCTTTTGTATATTCATTAAAAAATAGGAGTGCTGTTACATGA
- the flhF gene encoding flagellar biosynthesis protein FlhF — MNIHKYKGQTEKEAMTAIKAELGPEALIVSVKHVRPKGIFKLFRKSFVEVTAAIDDRKISEENVEKSLPKIRLSASTIEKNNQTFNGHVDNDSDAQLDEFKRFIEKFSQKQEQQVEQEPTIQENKVQEKEEPISSPISKPLDTVKLEAIQVDTQEDTCDTTDIPMLQVIYEQLIDNEIDEKFANELMMGLVEYVQKNETNIDDIVSIIYKRIVKNMSDYDTIDINKMNKNIFFIGPTGVGKTTTIAKIASLFSLNHGKDVALITSDTYRIAAVEQLRTYANILGIPIKVVYSKEEMMEAIEYFSDKELVLIDTAGRSYKNQEHQFELKELLDAVVDKEVFLTLSVATKYRDMLKMVKIYKAMTDFRVIFTKLDETISYGNIFNIRKATGIQLSYITFGQNVPDDISEINPHDIAKSLLGGEAIGSGN, encoded by the coding sequence ATGAATATACATAAGTATAAAGGTCAGACAGAAAAGGAAGCAATGACAGCAATTAAAGCTGAATTGGGACCAGAGGCACTTATTGTAAGTGTCAAACACGTTCGACCCAAAGGTATCTTTAAATTATTTAGAAAATCATTTGTTGAAGTGACAGCAGCCATTGATGATCGAAAAATATCTGAAGAAAATGTGGAAAAATCACTTCCTAAAATACGATTAAGCGCATCAACAATTGAAAAAAACAACCAAACATTTAATGGTCACGTAGACAATGATAGTGATGCCCAATTAGATGAATTTAAACGTTTTATTGAAAAGTTTTCTCAAAAGCAGGAACAGCAGGTTGAACAAGAACCCACAATCCAAGAAAATAAAGTGCAAGAAAAAGAGGAACCAATATCTTCTCCTATAAGTAAGCCATTAGATACTGTTAAGCTAGAGGCTATTCAGGTAGATACCCAAGAAGATACATGTGATACTACAGATATTCCCATGCTCCAAGTTATTTATGAACAACTCATTGATAACGAGATTGATGAAAAGTTTGCGAATGAACTGATGATGGGGCTAGTTGAGTATGTTCAAAAAAATGAAACCAATATTGATGATATCGTATCGATTATTTATAAAAGAATCGTTAAAAATATGTCGGATTATGATACAATAGATATTAACAAAATGAATAAAAATATTTTCTTTATTGGTCCTACAGGGGTTGGAAAAACAACAACCATTGCAAAGATTGCTTCGTTGTTTTCGCTTAATCATGGAAAAGATGTTGCCTTGATTACATCCGATACGTATCGTATCGCAGCGGTTGAACAGTTAAGGACATATGCAAATATTCTTGGCATTCCGATAAAGGTCGTTTATTCCAAAGAAGAAATGATGGAGGCTATTGAATATTTTTCGGATAAAGAGCTTGTGCTGATTGATACAGCCGGACGTTCATACAAAAATCAGGAACATCAATTTGAACTAAAAGAGCTTTTGGATGCAGTAGTTGATAAAGAGGTGTTTTTGACATTAAGTGTAGCAACCAAGTACAGAGATATGCTTAAAATGGTTAAAATCTATAAGGCTATGACAGACTTTAGAGTGATTTTTACAAAACTGGATGAAACCATAAGCTATGGAAATATTTTTAACATTCGTAAGGCAACAGGTATCCAATTGTCCTATATCACATTTGGTCAAAATGTGCCGGATGACATCAGTGAAATTAATCCACATGATATAGCCAAAAGTCTTTTAGGAGGTGAAGCCATTGGATCAGGCAACTAA